A segment of the Flavobacterium azooxidireducens genome:
CAAGGCTATGGTTTGCCAATTGGAGGGGTTTTGGCCACCAACAATGCCATTATTCCGTATGGAGTGGGCGTGGATATTGGCTGCAGAATGGCACTTTCTATTTATGATATTGCAGCAGATTTCTATTTTGAAAACGAAGATAAATTCAAACGTGAATTAATTGCTCATACTAAATTTGGAGCCGGTCACGGTTTTCATGGACAGTATAAAACCGATCATGCCGTGTTGGAAAGCAAAGACTTTGACACCAATCCATTCATCAAAAACCTGAAAGACAAAGCGTGGTCGCAATTGGGTTCATCGGGAGGTGGAAATCACTTTGTGGAATTCGGTATTTTAGAATTTGCTCAAGACGATGCGGTGTTAAACATCCCGAAAGGAAACTATGTGGCGTTGTTAACCCATTCTGGTTCCAGAGGTTTTGGAGCTACGATTGCCGGACATTATACCAAACTAGCCAAAGACGTTTGCAAGTTACCCGAAGTGGCCAAAAACTTAGCCTATTTGGATTTAAACTCGCAATTGGGACAAGAATATTGGTTGGCAATGAATTTAGCCGGCGATTATGCGTCGGCTTGTCACGAAGTGATTCACGACAAAATTGCCAACGCCTTGGGAGCAACCGTTTTGGCAAAAGTGGAAAACCACCACAACTTTGCTTGGAAAGAAGTGTGGAATGGCGAAGAAGTCATCGTTCACCGAAAAGGAGCTACTCCAGCCGGAAAAGACGTGATGGGAATTATCCCTGGCAGTATGACTGCACCCGGATTTTTGGTGCGAGGAAAAGGCGAGGAGCAAGCGATTAATTCTGCCTCACACGGAGCGGGACGACAAATGAGCCGAACCCAAGCCGAAAAAACCATTACCAAAAACGCCATGCAAACCATCCTAAAGGACCACGGCGTTACCTTAATTGGTGCCGGCTTAGACGAAGCTCCAATGGCCTACAAAGACATTCATCAAGTGATGGCTGCCCAACAGGAATTGGTGGACGTAGTGGCGAAGTTTACACCGAAGTTGGTGAGAATGGCGGATGATGGGAGCCGGGAGGATTAGTTGAAGGTTGCGGGTTGCGAGTTGCGAGTTGCGGGTTGCGGGTTTCAGGTTTCAGGTTGCTTGGTAATTGGTGAGAATGTTTTTCTTACAAAGCAGTTTGTTTGAATGAACGTAACTCAGCATCTCAGCAACTCAGCCCCTCAAAAAAATGTTAATAAATCAACCGCAAAGTCAATATATTACATTGGTTTTGTGGTTGGTTTTTTGTTAAATTTGTTAAAGTATGAAAGATAAAATACTGGAATAGTTAAAAGAAAAAGAAGGCACCTTTGTTACATCTAATTTAAAATGATTAATTCATAAAATAACTTCTTTATGAGAAAAGTTCAAATACCCGACCCCTTTACTTTTAACTTTAGATTAGATGATATTATTCTAGAATTTGATTACCAAAACTTAGATAAAGAAGATTTAGATTTTATAAATTTTTCTATTGAATGTAACAAAATATATTTAGATAGTATTAAAATAATATCAAATATTTTTGCATCATTTGAGAATAAAGAAGAAGTTCTTGATTTTGTTTTTAAATCATTAAATGAAATTTATTTACAAGCACATTCCGATATTTTTAAAAAACCATTTGCGGGAGATACATTTTCTTTAAATGCTGAAAGACTCGGTTTTGTGAAATATAATAATCAAGATAATGTTGAAATAAATGCTAAAGATATCTTAGAAAGAGGAGGAGATATACTTAATATATTAATTTTTATACTTGAAAATGAGGAAGAAATCAGTCAAAAAATTGAAAAAAGCATAGTTGAGGAAGAAAAGAATTTCTATGCAGTTTGGTATTGTGCGGGAAACATTTATAGTTTTAAATCTTTCTATGAAATTCTTATTGAGGACAGAGGTTCCATATTAATTGATGAAGATTTAAATCTAACTAAAATAAAACTTTCAGACCAATCTAGATTAATTAGAACACTTTCTAGTGTTTCTGAAATAAGAGATAGAAATCATGTTAATGAATATAGTGTGTTTGCAAATGGCTTTAAAAACAAAAATATTTTTATCGAGTATAAAATTTTAAACTATAATGTTACTAATGGAAATATACATAATATAAATTTTGAGAAAAATAATGGAAGAGATGAAAATGAAATATTAGATTTTTCAAGGTATTTAAAAACAAATAAGTATTTAGAAAATTTAAACTTTGAATATTATGATGGTTTAAAATTAATCGAGATTCATAAAGTAATAATATATATTGAGAGGATTGTTAATTTTCAAATTAAAAAGAAAAATAGTTTTTCAACAGCTTTTAAAATAAATAAGCAGGAATTGATAAATTACTTATCAAGTGTAAGCAATTTAAACAACAATAGTATTGATAAAGTTATCGATGCTATAACAGAAAAAAGTGAAGAGCCCTACTTTTGGAGAAAACCTTTATACTATTTTAATGAAACAATATACTTGTCATTTTCATTATTAAGTGCACCCAATGTAGATCTATTATTTGAAAGCATCATTGAAGTAGCTAAAATTGAAAAAAAGGAAAAGATAATCAATTTTAAAAAAGAAATAATTGAAGGATTAAATATAGACAACGAGTACAAATTTGATTTAATTAATATTTCAAATGATAAACAAGAAAATAATATTGTTTATGAGTTAAGGGATTATTTTCTAATAATTGAAGTTGTTGTTTTGGAAAAAATGCCAATAGAGTCATCAGAAATTAATGATTCACTTAATTATGTTAGTGAATCTGTTGAAAAAATACAATCCAAAATACAATCTCTAAAAAAGGTTTATAAGGAAAAAGATTTTGTACCAATAATTGTTTTAAATTATTCCATCTTCTCTGGAATGTTTTTAGATGGAGTTTCAATATTTGATAAAAGATTGTTAAATAACTATTTTGTCACAGGAGAATTTCAAAGAGGAAGAATAAACTATGGTTCTAAAAGCAAAAAAAATGTAGTTTATAATATTTTCAGTTATTATGAAAATGAGGATGAGTTCAATAATGCGTTTTTAAATTTTCAAATAAAACCATTACCAATAATGGAAATATTAAGTAAGCTATACTGGAAAGAACAAGCTGTATTTCCTAATTCTGATAGGATGCAGTTATATATAGATGTGTGTGATTATGTAGATGAAAGGGAAAATCTTGAAATCAAAATCAATCAACTAAATAATGTATTGAATCTACAATACTACAACTCAAATAGTAATGATGATGATAAGTTGATTGATAAAACAATCCAATATTATTTGACTGATATTTTCAATCTTTTAGCACATAGTAAATATGAATTTGGTTTGAACAGAAATGAAATTTCAAAATCATTTCAAAAAATCAATATTAGGGGATTTGCCCATTTAATTCATTATTTTACTAATACACTAAATAATCTTGAATCAATTAAAGTAAAAAACACAAAAACTTTTAATTCAGTTAAGTTTGAAACCGAAGATACTTATAAATTGATGGATAAGTTATTAGTTGGCAATAATGTAATCAGATTATCTGAATTCAAATCAGATACTAATTTAAACAAGGTAGAGGAGAAACAAATTATTACTTTAAACCTTGAAGTGTTAGCAACAGTTACAATTACAAGATATTTACCCGAAGATTTTAATATTTTTTTGTTATCCTTAGCAATAATAAAGAACTATAAAGATAAATACAACCTACACTTTGAATTTTATAGTGCTGTCAACAACATAATTTCATCATTAAACTTCAATAATTATTATCAAACAGCAAGAAATCTTTCAGAAGAAGTACTTTTAATTTCAATAGATGAGAAAAGATTACACCGAGGATGGGGAGTTTTATTTGTGTGCTATGAGCAACAAAAAAATATATTTGATGCTTCCATTTATGGCTGTTTATATATTACAGCCATATCTTTAGAAGAAGAATTAACTTACCATGAAACTGTTGAATTATTCTTTAATGTGCTTAAATTTTCAAGAAACATATTTTCTAAACAATTAGTTCAAAGTGTGTTTAAATATTTGAAATCTATAAACCTTAAAGAATATGATGAGCAAAAAGTTCATTTAAGCTATTATCTATCTGCTTTTTTGAATTCTGATAAAAAGGATATGGAATTATTAATGGAAGACTCTTTTAATTATTTTAAATTTAAATCAAAAAAAATAATAAAATTCAATGAGAAAGGAATTTTACCTTGGTTAAATTATTTTTATAATATCAAAAGACTAATTGATGAAGGTGTAATTGATAATAGATATAATGTAGATGACTACATTGAACTATTAGAAAGTAAAGTTAGTAGTGAGCAATTTTTACCATTTAAAGAGAAACATTTTTCTAATGAAAATTTAAAAAACAACTTTATTGACTCATTAAAGAAAACATTAAACACAGCAGTGATTGATGATTTTGTTTTTGAAAATCAAAACCTTGAATTAGACATGCATAACCTTGTCAGAGAAGGCATAATTAACCATGACTTTGAAAGTATTCTTTTGTCGGGTTTCATAGCAAATGACATAAGTCCTATATACAAGAACATATATTATGAAAAGAATACTGTTGTTCCTCTTATTATGAGCAATAAAAACTTTGATTTTTTAAATAACTATTTAGACTTTATAAAAAGTAAAATCTACCTTAAAGATAATCAGTTATTCATTTACTTGTTTAATTCAAATGGAGAAGTTTATTTTTTAACCATTAATTCTAAAAAAGAGTTTACAATTACAAAAGCTAATGACTGGTCAATTAAAAAGATGAATAAATGGCAGAAAGAGAAAAAAGATTTCTACTTTAATTCTAAAAAATATTTTGATGTTAATGAACAAGAAATAGAATATAAAAATCTAATTAATGAACTATCTTATACAAATTTAGATTTAAATACTAATTCTTTTGATGAATTATTAATTTCTACAAGCATAGAACTATCAAACTTTCCAATTAATCTTATTGTAAATAATGATGAATTTCTTGGTTCAAGTTATAAATTATCAAATGTTATGTTGTTGGAATGGTTTATTGAGAATAATGAAGATTATACTCTTGAAAAGAATTTCACCTCTACTTGTTGGGCTCCAATTGAAGAAGGTGACCCTGATATAAATTATGGATATGATAAATTAAAGCATGTTCTAGAAGCTAACCAAATTAAAACAATAATAAATTTAAATTCTGAACATTTAAATTCCAATATTAATATTTTCTTTGCTCATGGAGAATTAAATGGTTCATCATTTAAAGCAATTTATAAAAGCCAAGAAAATTATAGTGCAATAATGTCAAATGAATTTTTGTTTGGAAGTGGAGATATTGCGATATTATTTGTTTGTCATTCTGGGAAGATGGATAAAAATTTCTTTTCTAATCGTGTAACATCTTTAGTTCATGAAATTATAAACTTTGGATATAAGACTGTAATTGCTCCTTGTTGGGCATTAGAAGTTACAATTCCTGAGTTTTGGCTTGATGAGTTCATCAAAAAGTTTAAAACAGGAGTTTATATTAGTGAAGCTGTTTATTATGCTAATAATGAGCTTTCTAATTATAAAGAATCTATTTCAAGTGCATACTTTGTAGCCGAAGGAAGGTTAGCAATGCACTTATACGGTAACCCTAATGTTAGAATAAAAAATTAATTGATTTTATTGTAAAATTATATTGAACTTTTTTTATTCCGAACAACCGAATCAAGAAAAAGCGATTTCAATGTTGGTTAAGATACGAGAGGAATTATACAACTTATAAATTAATGATACTCCAAAAACTCCAATTCACTTTATTTTTCCTCATCGGCTTTGCCTTATTTTGGTATGTAGCTCCTATTGGTACATCCATTTTCAAAAAGCGATTAACCAAAATCAATCCGGGTTTGGTGGAGAAAGCTCCTTGGTATTTTACGATAGTTCATTATCTCACTCGTTTCATGGCGGTGATGTGTTTGGTTTATATTGTGTTGGTTTGGTTAGGGGTTATTAAATTTCAGAGCTGAACTATAAACAAGTAAAAAGTAAAGTATTGCCAATACAATCAATCTTTCAAACAAACCTACTTCTCCCTAAAAAAAACATTCAAATAATAAACATTAAAATCATCAGAATTGGCGATAACAATGTCTAGCCAGCCGTCGCCATTTAAATCGCCAACGGTTACACCATAGGTGAGGGAGGCTCTTTCGGTTAGATTGATTTCTTCAAAATTAGTTCCATCACGATTCATAAAAACGGTATTTGGTTTTCCGTAATTGCCGGTCACGATATCTATAAAACCGTCTTTATTAAAATCGGCTAGGGCAATGCTGTAGGTGTCCGTATCGTCTCGACCAAATGAGCGTGTTTCGCTGAAGGTGAAATTCTTATTTCCAAAGTAAATTATATTGGCTCCATTAATATTTCCGGTAACAATATCCAACATGCCGTCGTTATTCATGTCGGCAATGGCAACCGAACGGGTTTCAAATGTTCCGGTGCCAAAATCAAGTTTTTTTTCAAATTGGCGTTTGCCTTTGTTGAGGTAAATTTCATTCGGAATAGTATCTCTGTTGGCCAGAACCAAATCGGGGAGACCATCACCATTTAAATCGTGTATGGCAATGTCAATGGTTGAGTTTTTTGTGGTTTGCAATTTTACGCAATCAAAATCCAGTTTTCCATTGTTGTAGCAAATCATGTTCTGCTGACTTCTATTAGTGATGATAAAATCGATGAATCCGTTATTGTCAAGGTCGCCCAATGCCACGTTTCGAGCATTAGAAACTTCGCCAACTTCAGAATGAAATGTGAAATTTCCCGAACCATCGTTGAGGTAAATTTTATGCGGTGCGTTATCGTTTATTTCTAAAATGTCTAAATGTCCGTCGTTATTTAAGTCCACTAATTCCGCAGCATAACTGGTTGAGCTGAGGTTATCCAAAGGCTTCATCGAATTAAAACCTTTACCGGAATTATAGAATATGTAATTTGTTTCAGGCCAATGTCGTCCATTTGCCACAACGGCATCCATCTTTCCATCCTTATTAATGTCGCCTAGACTAATCGATGCAGTTCGTTGTTTTTGTAAGCCAAAACTAAATCTTGGTTCTTCTGAATTCATATCATTAATCGAATAAAAACCACGGTCTTGAGCAAAGGATAGTAGAGAATTGAAGAGCAAGAAGAAGTAAATGAGTTTTTTCATAGTTGAATTTTTGATGGGTTATGGTTGTTAACTTACATTATAAAATCACTTTACAACTGCATTTTCATTCGTTATTATTGAAATTATTCTTTTCAATTTTAATGCAAGATATTGAATTAATTAGAGATATGTGATTTCATATCATGACAAAAGATGTAAATTTAAAAGGAGGTTATTTTATTTAGTTTTTTGTATTTTCGAATATATAATAAATACAATAACTAACATGCTCACAGCAATCCACCCAAAATTACCAATGCGGGATAAAACTATCACCATACGGTATTATACTGAAAAGTTAGGTTTCAAAATCTTCGGAAGTCACGATTATCCCGAGTATTTGATGGTTGAAAAAGATAGCATTCAAATTCATTTTTTTCTGTTTGCAGACCTCGATCCTGAACAAAATTATGGCCAGGTTTACCTACGTGTGAATCAAATTGATAATTTTTATCAAACCCTATTAGACAATAAAGTGAGAATTCATCCGAATGGTTTACTAGAAAAAAAGCCTTGGGGGCAACGAGAGTTTTCACTTTTGGATCCCGACAGTAATTTGTTGACGTTTGGCGAAGGATGACAATTATAATCATCTGTCAATCACAAAAAATTAAGTCACTCAAACCAGCCCATTTGTTTTATTCCATCTTTTTTTTCTACATTTGCCCCATCATGAAAAACACAAACCAACATAGAAACAGTATCCTTTCGATAGAAAGTGATCGTTTATTCGGGAAAAATCCGGGTAAATTTATGGGACGTGGGGTTTGTTTTGAAGAAAAATTGAATTGATTTTGACATAAAAACAGCTAAATATACACAAACGTCCTTTGCAAAAAGGGCGTTTTTTTGTTTTAATACCGATTGAAAATGAAAAAAATGAAAAATAATTTAAAAAAATGTTTCACAAGTAACCAAATGATTGAATCATAACCTTGAAAAGTAACCAAATGAGAGACAGTCATTTGACAATTTCATCGAATCTGTAGCAATACGGACAGGATTTTTATTGTGTAAAAATAGATTTAAGTAATTGATAATCAGTAAAATAAATCAATTTTTTATTTGGAAGTTAGTTTTTTTTGACTTTATCTTTGCGGAGGAATTTTTGATGGGGCAATTCGATAATTTGTCAATATGTCAATTAGAAAATTAATCCTTTTACCAATAATTAGAAAATAAATAATTTTTATAAAAAATAGAATATGCGTTATTCAAATAAAATAGATAGTAACAAAGATCATAACTCAAGTTTTGAGTTCGGATTTGATAATAAACAGGTGCAAGAGAGCAGGCAGTTGGAATAATAGTATTCCAATGTAATGATACGAAGCACCTTTGATGAGGTGCTTTTTTTATGTCTAATAATTTGAATACAGATTTTAAAAATTAGAATAATGCAATCAATTTAAATCATTTAAAATCAGTGTAATCCGTGGCGAAAAAATAGAATGCGGATGAAACGGATTGGCTTTGCCAAACATGGATTGTAACGGATTTTATAAAGAAAAGAGAATAATGATTTTGTAGCTCAATGGTAGAGCGGTTGATTGTTAATCAAAAGGTTACAGGTTCAAGTCCTGTCAAAATCGCAAATAGTTCTGTAGAAAGGAACCGGCTTATTGGTCCCGATAATTATCGGGATGCCCGACTGTCTCTCGGGCACCACGAGTTCGATTCTCGTATAAGCCGCAAAACTGGGAAGATAACAGTGGTTGTTTACCCGCCTTGGACGCAGGAGGTCGCAGGTTCTCCCGATGGCTATCGGGATTGCTTCCCAGACAAATTTTATTCTACGCAGAATAATTGCGTAGTTATTTAGAAATCTTTGTTTAACAAACAAGTTCTTTGAATATAAAGATTATTAGATTTCTTCCGCCACGGCGGACAGGTCTCACGTCGAAATGACAAATGGAAGTAAAATACTAACCAAGTCCTGTTGCGTGTTTCTGTATAGCACCATTGCAGTATTCGTTTCGCTTTGGCGAATGATGTTGTACTGTGCAACTTGAGTTGGAGGTTTCGGTGGTTTGCCAAAAAATCATCGCCACTAACGGTCGTGGGTTCGACTCCCATTCCGCCTAGGCGGATAGCTCAGTTGGTTAGAGCATTAGTTTTGGTTACGTAGGTTCGAATCCTACACACAACATTTAATTGTGTTTGACAGAGGATGTCACCCAGCAGTCTTGAAAACTGTTCACCGAGTTTCATTCACTCACCAAAAGAATGAAAAGTAAAACTGTTGGTCTTTGTTGGTGATGGGTTTATTCGTAAACCAATCACACTCCAAAAAAGACCTGAATGAAGACGACGTTCTCGCAACTGTTTTTTTGCTTTTTGCTTTGCCTGAAAGAAGTGATTTCTTTTAGAAAATAAGATAGAAACCAATCAAATACTTACGTAAACCTCCTTTATTCCGTCCTTTTTTTGAGGACATAGATCAATGGTTTTTTATAAATAAACAAACAAAAAACGAAATAAAATGATTAGAAAAATTACAATTAATGCCTATCAAGTAGGATTGGTATTTAGAAACAGAAAATTAGAAAGAGTGTTGCAAGAAGGCGAATTCTGGATTTTGGGCAAAAGAGAAATTATGGTGTATGAAATGAAACAATCTTTCGTAGCACCAATTGAATTAGCCATTTTATTGCAAAATGAAACCTTAGCTTCTTTGTTAGAAATTGTTGAAGTAGGCGATGCTGAAATTGCCTTGTACTTTGTCAACGGTATTTTTAGCGAAGTCTTGACCACCGGAAGATATGCTTTCTGGAAAGGTTATAAAGAAAATAGTTTCATTAAAGTGGATTTGTCTAAAGTTGAAATCACAGAAGCTGTGAATCAAGCACTTTTGGAAAACAGTAAGTTGAGAGCTTATATCAAAATATTTCAAGTGATGAACTATGAAAAAGGTTTATTGTTTGTAAACGGAACTTTTGTAAAAGAGTTACAAGCAGGAACATATTATTTCTGGAATAACACAATTTCTGTTGAGGTGAAAACCGCTGATGTCAGAATGCAACAAATGGAAATTTCCGGTCAAGAATTGTTAACCAAAGACAAAGCAGCCTTGAGAATTAACTTTTTTGTGAGATACCAAGTGGTCAACATTACAAGAGCGTTGGTTGAAAACAAAGATTTTGAAAAACAATTGTATGTATTGATGCAGTTAGCGTTACGAGCTTTTGTAGGAAGTTTTACTTTAGATGAATTGTTGAGCAGAAAAGATACGATTGCTCAAGATATTTTAGAGCAAACCGACTTGAAAAGCGATGCGTTAGGATTGAAAATCAGTGATGCCGGAATTAGAGATATTATCTTGCCGGGTGATATGAAAGAAATCATGAACCAAGTGTTGGTGGCCGAAAAGAAAGCCCAAGCCAACAGCATCATGCGAAGAGAAGAAACAGCTGCCATGAGAAGCTTGTTGAACACCGCCAAATTAATGGAGGATAATGAAATGTTGTGGAAATTGAAAGAGATGGAATACGTAGAGAAAATTGCCGATAAAATTGGTGAGATCACCGTATCCGGAAGCGGAAACATCATTGGACAATTAAAAGACATTTTTGTAAAATAACCGAAACCCTGAAAACATTTTTTCGGGGTTTCTTTAAAACCAAGAAAAGATGGAAGATAATAATAACAACATAGATTTTATGGATTTTTTGAAAATAGCTATATTAGTTATCAAAATATTTGCTTTTGCTGCAAGCTGTAATTAAAAGCAAAATGGAGTTTTGGATTAAAAATTCAGAATAGAATTCAACACTGAATTCACAAATTAATAATTAAAAATCACGAAGGCTTTGAGCCTCAAAAAACAAAATGAAAACAACAGAAAAAATAATCGTAATCGATTTAGAAGCCACTTGCTGGAACGGAGAAATTCCGAAAGGGCAAGTGAATGAAATCATAGAAATCGGTATTTGTGAATTAAATACAAAAACCGGAATGATTTCCAAAAACAAAGGCATATTAATCCAACCCGAACGTTCGGTAGTGAGTCCATTTTGCACGGAATTAACTACCATCACACAAGAACTATTGGATAGGGAGGGTGTGAGTTTTGAAGAAGCTATCGAGATGCTTGAACGTGACTATCAACCAGACCAATACACATGGGCTAGCTATGGTCAGTATGATTTGAATATGCTTAAAAAACAATGCAAACTCAGAAATGTGCATTACCCGCTAGGCAGCCATCACATCAATGTGAAAGAATTGTTTAGTGAAGTCCGTGGTATGCATAAGAAAGTTGGCATGAACGGAGCTTTAGCACTATTGAATCTTCCATTAGAAGGTACACATCACCGAGGAGTAGATGATGCTAAGAATATTGCTAAGATTTTGCATTGGTGTTTAGGGGAAGAGTGATAAACTATTCCCCTATCATTTTTACACCCAAAATATGTTTACAAATACCTCTTTTTCCTTGATAGGTTGTAAACCAATCGCAGGTGCAATGTTGGTTATTGCCATCTAAAATAACCCGATGTGTTACACCAGTTCCTTTTACATTGGCTTCGATGTAATTGTGTCGTTTTGTTACTATTTGGATGTCATCATTATCAATTAATTTTTTTGCGTTTTTTAAACGTGGATTAAGACTTAGAATTCTTTCTGTTTTAAATGGTAATCGTCTATAAAAGTGATTTCTTTGTGTAATATCATATCCCAATAATCCCATTGATGATAGACTGGCTGTCAAATTCTCCATTGTTTTAAAATCGATATCATTTTCTAATGAAAGTAGGGTAGGGTC
Coding sequences within it:
- a CDS encoding RtcB family protein — its product is MNTPINGNDLLALGYEQGSIMGIALRINKKRTGYNRAEMMTHYVSVLAQPENYLDDKVFGKLATAIIEKSNEKPEDFIQLNPETKAYVAYGSDHIEQGAIKQMEIAMQLPVTVAGALMPDAHQGYGLPIGGVLATNNAIIPYGVGVDIGCRMALSIYDIAADFYFENEDKFKRELIAHTKFGAGHGFHGQYKTDHAVLESKDFDTNPFIKNLKDKAWSQLGSSGGGNHFVEFGILEFAQDDAVLNIPKGNYVALLTHSGSRGFGATIAGHYTKLAKDVCKLPEVAKNLAYLDLNSQLGQEYWLAMNLAGDYASACHEVIHDKIANALGATVLAKVENHHNFAWKEVWNGEEVIVHRKGATPAGKDVMGIIPGSMTAPGFLVRGKGEEQAINSASHGAGRQMSRTQAEKTITKNAMQTILKDHGVTLIGAGLDEAPMAYKDIHQVMAAQQELVDVVAKFTPKLVRMADDGSRED
- a CDS encoding FG-GAP repeat domain-containing protein — its product is MKKLIYFFLLFNSLLSFAQDRGFYSINDMNSEEPRFSFGLQKQRTASISLGDINKDGKMDAVVANGRHWPETNYIFYNSGKGFNSMKPLDNLSSTSYAAELVDLNNDGHLDILEINDNAPHKIYLNDGSGNFTFHSEVGEVSNARNVALGDLDNNGFIDFIITNRSQQNMICYNNGKLDFDCVKLQTTKNSTIDIAIHDLNGDGLPDLVLANRDTIPNEIYLNKGKRQFEKKLDFGTGTFETRSVAIADMNNDGMLDIVTGNINGANIIYFGNKNFTFSETRSFGRDDTDTYSIALADFNKDGFIDIVTGNYGKPNTVFMNRDGTNFEEINLTERASLTYGVTVGDLNGDGWLDIVIANSDDFNVYYLNVFFREK
- a CDS encoding bleomycin resistance protein, encoding MLTAIHPKLPMRDKTITIRYYTEKLGFKIFGSHDYPEYLMVEKDSIQIHFFLFADLDPEQNYGQVYLRVNQIDNFYQTLLDNKVRIHPNGLLEKKPWGQREFSLLDPDSNLLTFGEG
- a CDS encoding slipin family protein — protein: MIRKITINAYQVGLVFRNRKLERVLQEGEFWILGKREIMVYEMKQSFVAPIELAILLQNETLASLLEIVEVGDAEIALYFVNGIFSEVLTTGRYAFWKGYKENSFIKVDLSKVEITEAVNQALLENSKLRAYIKIFQVMNYEKGLLFVNGTFVKELQAGTYYFWNNTISVEVKTADVRMQQMEISGQELLTKDKAALRINFFVRYQVVNITRALVENKDFEKQLYVLMQLALRAFVGSFTLDELLSRKDTIAQDILEQTDLKSDALGLKISDAGIRDIILPGDMKEIMNQVLVAEKKAQANSIMRREETAAMRSLLNTAKLMEDNEMLWKLKEMEYVEKIADKIGEITVSGSGNIIGQLKDIFVK
- a CDS encoding 3'-5' exonuclease, producing the protein MKTTEKIIVIDLEATCWNGEIPKGQVNEIIEIGICELNTKTGMISKNKGILIQPERSVVSPFCTELTTITQELLDREGVSFEEAIEMLERDYQPDQYTWASYGQYDLNMLKKQCKLRNVHYPLGSHHINVKELFSEVRGMHKKVGMNGALALLNLPLEGTHHRGVDDAKNIAKILHWCLGEE